GCAACTCTCAATAGCAAAGCTGCGTGGCATTCTGGGCCAACAATTAGGCATGTGCGTCATCCAGTAGTCTTCGCTTctcttcttttcttttttcttggCAAGCAACTAGTTAGCTCAAACCCAAATCCCATGAGCACGCGAGCGACATGCGCAGCGTCTGGGCGCTGTCTGTTAGCCCATTAATTAAAGCgttgctagtgtgtgtgtgtgtgtgtttatttgcatatcagtgtttttattttttggcaatgcTGCAATTctttaagctatttttaagTGTTGCTGCGGTGAAAGGTCTTTGGCAGTGTCAGCGCCGAAAGCGTAACGccaacttaaaataatatataacaagCTTATTAAGTCagctacatttaatttcattcattaaataagctatataaatatgtttaatatttcaaaaatgtacaaatatcAATTCTGGCACGCTCTGGCTTGTCACGTAGTCAAGATGCTGTCAACAAGCTGCAGAAGACAAGTCATTAAGCCATTATTTCCGCTCGTAGCTCATAGTTCCATTTATCAATCAACAAGTGCGCTCGCAACACGCTCGTCAAACGATCTTTAGCTAtcataactatatatatatatgcagctatATCAAGCATATCAAGTGTCATTCAATGCTGTCTGATAGGCATGACATCATAGCAGTATTCTCTTAAACGTGCCCAGAGATCGCATTCAATGACGACGTCGCCATTAATCACAATCTTTGACTCGTCGCGACGTTCAACGTCATTTGCAATTGGCTGCGAatgccacccacccacacatatgcacagtcacacacacacacagacgcacgagtaagaatttaaattttatatcgTTTCGCTAAACTGAGTGATGTCGAGGCGAGAAAAGTCAATCACAattagagaaagagagagagtagTAAGAATCTGCTTGTCAGGCTGCTGGTCCATAGACGATCCAGCAGCATGTTTACTTAACTGGGAGTTTTAATATAGAGAAACTTCATCATTAACATCATTATTCAAAGGCTGCACCACACAGTTTGGTATTCTCGCATCTATTCGTAGTTTTTACTCAAAGCGCTCGTCCCTTTTGCTGCCAATATAGAGCACGGACCACGACTTGTCCGGcatatcaatatcaatttttCTTGAATTAACGCTACCCATTAAACTAAACTCATCAGTTATCATTTAGCAGTTATATAGGCTACGCTCACCTGGTATCTGAGCTTACCAAGCGCTGGCGCTGATGCAGCGGTATACACGTCTGCTTGGGTGATGGCTTCAAATCCAAGGACATTTCGCTCTCCAATGTATTCAAAACAAGCGCAGCGCCAATCGCACCCGAGCCCTCGCCACCGCACTTTTCCATACCAAACTGCGTAGTCATGGTATTCGCTGAACTACGAAAACTTCTTAAAATCGTAtctaaaaatttcaattcagaATAGGTCGACCAAAtgatttgtttcaaattttattcCTTCCGAGAGCCCAAAGAACGAAAGCATCTAAACTAAAAACGAATTCAATGTGTCTGACTTGTGCTATTTAAAAAAACGCCTGCctgttaaaattaataaataacactAGTCTACAGACAGTGTGCGTAACGGCTCTGCACATTtattataactaaatataaaataaaattcaaaagcatttttttgattagttttcaatatagaatcctcaatttttttaaacataaatcgAAAATATAGTTACTGTTTTGagataaattaaaaaccaatttaTCCTTAAAATTGTTCGTTCAGTTTGATATATTGGACACACGATTTGTGTTATAAACATTTAGAGCGCAATTTTAAACCAAAATTAAGgctcagaaatattttattgaatagCATATTGAATAATAGACATATTTCCATCATAAACATTAAACTAATCTACagtaaagttattaaataaaaatatcttatttaatgattcaattaaaatatccAATTGCACGTTGGCACTTAGATTCAATGTTGTggacatttaattataatgctaAGCCTGAAGGCAGTATCTCTCATATGCTCAGTTTCTCAGTTAAGTCCACCCACCCACATCGTACGATGCGCTCAGCGATCtactaaaaacaaagcagcgacgctctcgttTAGTCCCACAGTGATCAGGTTGATCAAGCGCTTGACATGAGCAGCTCTCACTAGCAAATGAGCGAAGAGCAGCTTACATGAGTGGGAGGCTAGCAGGTAGGCAGCAAGCGAGGCCACTTACAGGTCAGTTGTGTATGGGCTGTTGACGATTAAGCAAGAGCTGGACGAGCTGttagaataataaatataaatagttgcaaGCAATCGACTATTCAGCAACTAGTTTGACTAATGTATTCTTTATTTCTTGGACGTGAGGCAGAGATAAGTGATAAACATTCTTGCAATATAGCCTATTTATGGGAatggctaaaatatttattattttctttgtgcTATAGACTTGAAAAAGCTGCAGACACATGCGAACTTTTTCAAAATTCCCAAAAAGTGATTTTTAGACAAAGTGCCTAAGAgtatgcaacaataaatagcaaacattCATGAATTTGTCGATTTTTGCCAAAGAGTAACCGAAAAACTTGTTTATTTCCAAAAGGTAACAAAGCTAAAATTTTGCTGGACTAGATAGTTGGCTTAATGAATTTTCACCTGCACGGCCAACAGATTCTGACCCTTGTCAGTCATGCGGCCAATGTGACTGCTGGGCAGCGCCAGAACACGATTGCTATGATACAAGTCGAGTAGCGAGGGCTCCGTGCGTATGTTGTAGACCTCCTGGGTATGCACAGTTAGATACTCTGGGCGCGGCTTGCTGCTGGTGGGCCAGACGGCAATGGTGCCCATCAGGCTGCAATCTATGGGCTGTATGCTGGTTAGCCAAATCAAAAAGATTTCATTGCCATCCAGGTTGCAGTCTGAGTAGGgcttaaagttgggcgcaaacATTTCGGTAAGACGCAGACGCGTGGTCATCACTAGCACAGGCAAGAGAGTGGGATCGTTGTCGCCAGCGACGTCCAGATATTTGTCCTTGATGAAGAACACCATGCAGCACTTGGGCCTGTTGAGCTGCGTGAGACGCGTGTCCAGAAAGAAAGTCTTCACCTCATTGACGTGCATGCGCTCCATGGTGAGCTTGTGATGCTCGCAAGTCAAGTGGCGATTGAAGTCCGAGACAAACATAAGGCGACTGCAGTCCGACTCGGGACAGAGGAAGGGCGTGCGTGAGACCAAAATCTGAGCCTCGGACAGCGGcaccagcaactgttgcttgtGCTGCATCAGATTGTGCAGCTCCTGGTGTGGGCAGGGCAAAGTGGTGAACTGCTCCACTGGCGGCTCGCGTTTGATCCGCAGCTGATTGGACTCCAGCAGCTCTTGCGGATCCTCAGCAAAGCCGCGCAGTCGCGCACGCTGCACTGTGGACACCAGCAGATTCAGCTTGCTGGGCATGCGCTTGGGCTTGAAGGACACTATAGACTTGTACAGCTTACACTTGGGCTGGGATGTGGTGCGCTGCTTGGACGCAGCCTCTGCTTCAGGCAGCGGCGGACGAGCTCCAAGCTGTGCGGGCAGCTGCATAACGCTGGGCGTAGGCGCGCTGGGCTCAAAGCTTTTGTGGCTTAGTTTGCTCTTGCTGGCTAGCGTCTGCTCCTGCAGCGCTTCCAGCACAAGCTCCAGCCTGTCATCCAAAGTTTGCTCCACTTGCTTCACTTGCTTGGCCTGCGCCTGCTCTGGGGCGTGTGCGGCTTGAAGCGCGTAGTGTGCGCCACCGCGTTGTCGCTCCTTACGCAACTGCTTGTGGCTCATCTGGCATTGCTGCATCTGCTGCAGCTCCGTTTTGGCCAGTTTGCATTCGGCCTCCACACGCCGCCTTATAGACTCCCACTtctgcagcaaatgctgccgctgcgccaGCTCCGCCTTTAGCTCTTTGTTCaagcgacgctgctgctgcgccgcttTGTTCAATTGCTGCCTGTTCAGGCTGTGCTGACTATCAGTCTCGCTCAGCTGGCGCTTGACGTGCCTCCTACGCTTGGTCTCTGGCATTTTGTCCAGCAGCTGGTTggtgcgctgctgcagcagctgctgccaaggaTTAATCGCCTCCAGCCTCTGTATTTCAGTGGCTGTAAACACATCCGGACTGGTCAAATAGCTACGCTTGGAGCTGTTGCTAGGCGTAGGCGTGGGCAAGTCGTCCTCCTCCGACTCTGGCTCATCCAGTCTGTTGCTAAGCAAGCTGTCGTCGTACTTGGCCTGCTCGTCCAGACGCACGCGCTTTCTGGGCTCGCTGTTTAGCAAGCGCATATCCTTGCGCGCtgtctgctgcagctgcatgccaGCACGACTCTCCATGGGCCACTCGCGTGCCATGGATTGAGAGCGTCCTGATGCAGCTGCAGTCTCGGTTTGCCGACGCTGGCTTCGCTGCTCGCTTGTGGAACGCATCTGCGCATCCAAGTGACTGCCAAAGGGCATGCGCACCGGCATGCTGTCCATCAGCgcctgctgcagtttgttatGCACTAGCTCCTCCTCCACGACATCATGGCGCTTGCGACTCGCCGCCtgtcgctgcttgctgcgccCTCTGGACTCCTTTGGCTCCTCCAGGTACTGCAGCTGTCCCGACTTGTCCGGATTAATAGACTTAATAAAAAACGTAAGCGCATTGCATTGCGTACACCAATCCGACATCCCCTCTATGACATCCTTTTCGAACATAGCACGCCCGTGCCGACGCTGCTGATCcttgctggcagcgctgcttagcGTCATCTTCTTCAGGCCGCAGgtacaacaaatatacattttacaaatatttttggtcaaaaattaaaatacatataataaaagagactttataaaaatacaaaaaaaaaaggttgactaacttttgtaataaaattttacaagtGCCGCTGGggcttacatttttttcaatgTATGCtgtcaataaaacaaaaactaacttgacttcaaaattaaaaagttcgttttgtaaacaaaaataaattaattagcaataaatatgatGAATACTTCGAAGAAAAGTGCTGCTGGTTATGTCagaagaaaattaaatttctgtttcaaataaattcgcttaaaattaattacaaatattgccacgcaaataaaacaagaagCCCAAAGCTGTAAAGATTAAAGAAAAAATCCattaaaaaaagattttttattGCCCATTCTTATtactaattataatatttgtattttatttactagcACTTAAACTATtgtgaaaacaataaaactgcGTCTAtggaataaaatattttcttaattaaaataaacattttttatttgattgcatGTGGCTAATTTAAAGACGTTCATTAGTTTTTTCTGAAGAGTTAAATACTATGcgtttgtatattaatttattattatgttatatTGCTTTAGACTTGTAATTATTAGTTGCAGTGCCTCCTCCATTGTAGCggtaatataaaaattaaattaaagttttaaatagaCAAGTGCGGCTTAACCGCAAAATCAAGTTGTCGACTTGCGACTAACCCAGCAACCGGTTAACGAACCGCAAAGCAGTAACTGCTGTTGCAACGTCGCAAATTTCGTAAATAACGTGGCAGAAACAAAGCAATAcataaaaactaacaaattgtttaatgttaAATTGATACATGGTGTGAATTGTAAATTCACATGATTttgttaaatcaaatatttatgcttatgaaCAAATTGATTAGCCCATTCACCTGTGAACCCTTAACTATTACCATTACTATTACCATTACCATAGCCAACACTTTAGTTGCCACTTGACGCCCACGTGCTGACCGTGAAATTTACAAGCGAAGCAAGAGGCAAAAGGCATTAGCAACAAATAGATAAATGTATACGTTTTGGATTCAAGGCAAATGCTCCAGTTGGCTCGTCATGCCGGCGGCCCGAAGATCTTGAGAGACCATTGAGATTGTCAAACGCCCCACGTTGAGAGGCTGTGTTGCCAAAAATCGGCTTAAAGCCGCGTCCAATTGACTTTGGACAATGAgtcagcagcaacggcaacagcaacagcagcagtgcacAAATGTTTGTTGATAAGATGCGTAGACAAATAACGGAACCTGGCAGCAAGCcaagacaaatatttaaacaattgaagGTCTAAGCAGCCAGTCGCAATATAAATACGCCAAGCACCAAGCAGTTTAACCATCAAACGCTGGACAAACCCACAACAGACAACATGCTAAACAAGGTAAGTGAATCGGAGTACGGAGTACCGAGCCAACTAATGGATTTATGCTCCTAGAGCCGCAGCTTCGTTTTACTCTGCGCCTGCCTGTCGCTGGCGGCAGCGGATGTGTCgcacttgagcagcagcagctacttgcCGCCAGCCCGACCGGAACAAGTGGAGAGCATGACCATTGAGCAACATGAGCTGCGTGAGCTGCCCGAACAAGTGGAGTATATGCGTCCCAGCGAGCTTGGCGCCatggagcagcagcccagcagcCAATTGACGCCACCCGTAATGTCAGAGGCGTCACAGATGCTCGCCCAACGTTACTTGCCACCCGCAATGACTCAGGCCCTGCCCAACCGCTATCTGCCGCCCACACAGACACCACCCATGATGGAGGCGCCCATGATGATGCCCGCTGCGCGTTACTTGCCACCCGCACAGCCCGCCATGCCCGAAATGCCTGCCACACGTTACTTGCCACCCCCAGCTGAGACCACACCTGAGCTCATGATGCAACCCGAGatgccagagccagagcacgCCATGGATATGATGCCCACCATGATGCCAGAAATGCAGCCACAAGCAGCGCCCGCCAATCGGTATCTGCCGCCCGctcagcagccagagcagccgCAGTTCAACTATCAGCAGTACCaggagcaactgcaacaagagcaacagcagcagcagcagcagcagcagcaggagcaacaaaTGCCCTACATTCTGGATGTGCAACAGCCACTCGCGCCCACGGACATGGAGATGCCCGCCTTTGAGCCACAGCCAGCACATGAGCTGCGCAACGATGGCTACCATTACAAGGAGGCGCCTGAGGAGCTGCGTCTGCGCCACTGAAGACTCAACtcagcgcttttgttgttaaatgtataaattagtAATTAATCGAGAGATTAAATGTGGTtgcaagtaaaatataaaagtatcAAAGTAATTTCTTTAGAAGAGTGCAGGCTATTAAAATTGGATGACAAGCCAAGTGCTCGCagaaaatcttaaatatttgttattatagcttatcaatttattaatcaaattaattaacgtTCATAGCTAGTTAAAGCTATAGATAAACTTTCTTTGACTTTGACAcgtacaaaattaaatgttgctctTCAGTTAAAGGCAGTCTACATCAAAACTAATTGAGCAAGCTCATACATTAGTTCTTGTACTTAATGTTTAACCAGCCTATAATTAAGCTGAATACTTAAAACCAATCGTTAATCACAAGTAGCCACAAGGCaagaataaattaaactgTGTGCATTTTTAGAATTTCTTTGGTTACATAGCCTGTCTATAAAATTACGAACACAATCATCATTAAGCTTCTAGCCTAACCGCCAGTTTGGTTGCCCTCATCTTCGCcctcctcctcctgctccTCCAAGGTGACGCCCTCGCGCAGCATTTCCACTTTGTGAATGCTAAAGTCAATATTGTAGAAGGGCACATTGAGGGTGACGACAATGCAGTAGAGCAGCACCTGAAGATGTCGCGTGCGCAGCATGTAGGAGGCGCCTTGTTGCTTGGGGAACAGCGGATGATCCTTCTCCTGGCAATCGTACATAAAGTAGCCGCCATTGTGGCCCGGACAGAAGCCAATGGCCAGGGCACGCTTGCGCACCATGACAATGCCGTACTGGTAATGGCTGAAGAAGTAGATGAGCGCCTCGGAGAGATTCATGCGATTGAAGGTGGGCACGCGATAGAGTTTGCCATAGCAGACATGCTCGATGTGCACCACAAAGTTGAGCGTCTCCAGCGCGCAGTCAATGTTGAGATTCTCCAGCGAGAACTCGTAGTCCTCCTTCTTGATCTGCTCGGCGCTGTCCTGgaaatatttgttgccatttaCCACAATCGTGTCCAGCATTTGCGCGCTCCAATCCATGAGATTATAGACACTGGCAGCACAGCAGGCTATGACATATATAGCCAGATATTGGCGACCACGCACAGTGTCGTCAAAGCAAGGCGCCTCCGGATGCAGATTGCCCCACAGCGACCACAAGCGTCCATCGATCTCCACATCGAACTTCTTGAGCTTGCTCAGCGGCATGTTGCGATACTTGCCAGAGGTGTTGCGTCGATTCAGCCTGCTCCACACGGGCAGACAGTTCTCCAGCTCCAGCCAGCCCAGCGACTCGTTGGTGGCGCAAATCTCGTACTCCGGCCGGCCATAGTGCTTGTTCGAGCAGGTCATGGGCACTGAGAGATCCGTCAGCAGACGCAGTATGCGCTCGTTGGGTGCTGCCTTCTTGAACGACAGCACATCCACCACATAGAACTTGTACTGATTCGCCTGGCGCCAGTCGGACTGACTGACGCGCTCGTCTATATACTTGAGCATCGACTCCACGTCGGCGAACAGCACCCAGCTGGCGGTGTTGCGTTCCGGATAGCGCTTGGGTCCTCTGGGGCACTTCTGCTTCTCTTGCTCTTCCTCGGCATCCTGCTCCTCGGCATCGCCCGCCTTTTCCATGGTCGCATAGGCATCGAACAGATGATAGAACTCATCATGGTACAAGGCAAAGCAGCCATTGGGCGTGAATATCATCAGGTACTTGCGTTCGGCCAGCGTCTTGCTGAGCTTCTTTTTGAATATGGTCATGGCCGCCTCGGGCGTCAGCTGCGCTGGCTTCGCCTTTGGCACCCACATGCCCATCGGCTCAAAGATGCGTATCCATATGTCGAACTCATAGTCATCGATACTCACGTGGCGCACCACGCGCTCAAACACCGACTCCAGATCACAGACACGCGATGCAATTGTCTTGGCATTGGTAATGACGCGATCGATGCGATAGCTGTTCCAGCGATTCAGCGGACGCAGTGAGCAGCTGAGCACGGCCAGCGCAGCGGCAAAGTAGCACGGCTTGATCTCCTTGAAGCTGCCGTCGTTGCGACCATCAAGATTCAGACTGCCCTGTATCTTAAAGTTGCAATCCTTCTCGCGCATGCGATAGCCGTAGAGAATGGGGCGTGGCTTGTAGGGTATGCGCACCTCCTTGGGCAGACGCTTGCCGGGCTTGTGCTGCAGCTCGATTTCCTCTTCGCCCTCGCCCTCTTCCTCGTCCATGCCCAGCTCCTCCTCTTCGTGCTCGCCTCTGCCCTCGTCCAGGCCCGTGTCCTTGTACTCGGctgcaagtaaacaaaagctaagGTTAGGCTAAAGTTTGGCACTGGCAACATTTTCAAAGTATTGTAGaccaaacaaaaatatcaaatgtaGCTTATCAATATAAACTGCAAGATTAGTTCATTaatcagcaaaaataaaactaaatggGCTTATCCGTTAGTCATGATCAATAAAATATCAGAGACTAATGGAACTGCCCAACTTTATTTCTCAGTCCACTTACGCTTGCCCTTCTTGGCCTTCTTGCCCTTTTTGCGGTCTTCGTGCTCCTTCTTGGCCTTTAGGAAGGCCTGAATGCGCTTATTCTCCTTGTTCAGTTCTGCGTCAATGAATTGCATCTTCTCCAATTGCTTCTCACGCAGCTTCTTCTTGTACGCCGACTCGGCCTTGAACTCATTATCCTCATCGTCCTTGCCCCAGCGCCTAAAGCGGCCATCAAGATTGTTGTCCACAATCTGAACCGAGGCCACAATGTAGTTCATTACAGCACAGCCCTGCGGATTGCAGCCGAACtcaatgcggcgtatgagcGAGTCCAGCTCGACAAAGCGCATCATGCAGGCCGGACCTGGACTGCCCTTGCGATAGCCTATGGAGGTGCAGGCAAAGCCGATGAACATGTAGAGCAGATTGTAGCGCTTGAAGATGGCGCAGGAGAAGTGCTGACAAACAAGCAGCACgcgattgttgttgatgaGCAGCTCAAGCAGATCCTGACGCAACGTTTTGGTGACCGACGACTTGTAGACCTCGGGCACCACCAGCgagaagttgctgctgcccacggCAATGTCGGGCAGCTTCTTGGCCAGCAGACAGGCGAGCATGTACTCATAGTTCTGATAGTTTTCACCAAACTCATTGACAGCATCCAGGCAGAACTCAACCAGATCGGCGTTCCAGGTGGACACCTTGTACTTGGCCGAGACGGCAGTGGCCACCAAGGCGGCCAGCAGACCACCCAGCTTGGTCATCTCAGCATCCAGCATGGGCAGCTTGGTCCTGCCCATAATTATGTAGGCGCCATCGTGCAGCATGGCGTAGTTGCTCTTCAAGGCCAGCTCCTCTTCGATGGTCAGCACACGCTTCAGATCCTCCTGCTCCTCCTCGCCCAGCTCATAGCCGCGCTTAATCTTCAGCCGCAGCGCGCGCAAATTCTCCTTATCCGAGCGCAGCAGCACCTTCATGCCAGGTCTGTAGAGCTGTGGCCGATCCAGCATGGGCTCGGGCAGCGACTTGATGATGCCACTAATGATGCCCAGTATAAGCTCCTCAATCCATTCCTTTTCATCCTTGGCCGGCACACGCTCCTCCTCCGGTATGCTCTCAATGCTCTTCTTCTGCGCCAGCGCCGGCTCCTCCGGCTCGTCCGTAAACGTTGGCAGTCCCATCTGCAGCGCTGGAAACTTGTTGGTAGTCTGCGTCATCACCTGCAACGGACGTATGCAGCCGGTGCGTATGCCATGTATAAAGAACTTGCCACCACGCCGCATCTTCAGCGCATTCTGATAGAGAAAGCGGCAGAGCGAGTCAAAGGTCGTGTGCATCTGCAGCACGGCCAAGCCCTTGATGCGATAATCATCCGGATCAACCACCATGCCCACGCGATTGCGTCGAAACGGATCGAACACATAGAAGAACTCGCGATCACGCCAAATGCCCATCACGGAATTATCGATTTGCAGCAGAGCCGCTGGCCACTCGGGGATTTGGAAGAGCTGATGCAACGCCTGCACCAGTTGTGACTCCAAGTAGTTCTTGCAATCGGTGACATGCCCAGTGAGCAGAAAGGGACGCTTACGCACCGTCGCCTTA
The DNA window shown above is from Drosophila busckii strain San Diego stock center, stock number 13000-0081.31 chromosome 3L, ASM1175060v1, whole genome shotgun sequence and carries:
- the LOC108600282 gene encoding uncharacterized protein LOC108600282 is translated as MLKKFVEINADNCPSENPYAVRTYMGDPVTTEWKVENCPPRERVCQKKPPNSTISQVLTIEDELRRLHQKAEESRFIRPFKKRCQLYDEFTMCVIPQRTPDELKVNAEMRERILLGKLDAGLVEHDARLDRTCPKDLVALNSPMNLAEEEEEEEGEEEDAEVKPQLATPECSSNMIIIPDKRMLQLKRPKSRIYLNETQVGPLEELPFPSYNPRVIQEGLEGENLRTYDIIEGCSPQDLWTWNVGLQRREIEMDQDFITAALPKYSYEGELTVYNIPTQLEKTFAAEIVFGGRNIYPEPKQDSNRQRYYYRPSEIAAIIIAFVETYHLNPDFWTAGTMDSILKRGVKLTQRSVQLNYKSEVNDFDILPQVMDRQAAVTIKLHFSGLMKNEPNIYKALSLFFSKYNACILTSPTKDLFLLIWKRCQNSFYIFDPNGRNDLCQRDFEEGKCSLMATRYIEHLVHLIQTFSDLEPADEFNIYEIAMSQYGKLKEPPIKKDDNFAYHKLWAVVNEYYAVKTGGNGGIQQPISGKEKNASLVVSLIALIYAEFELAKLWSPMTIDDILRYGVAYYKTLRKKFRLDGKRWKNKKPELNVVDLPEMFLMGAFKATVRKRPFLLTGHVTDCKNYLESQLVQALHQLFQIPEWPAALLQIDNSVMGIWRDREFFYVFDPFRRNRVGMVVDPDDYRIKGLAVLQMHTTFDSLCRFLYQNALKMRRGGKFFIHGIRTGCIRPLQVMTQTTNKFPALQMGLPTFTDEPEEPALAQKKSIESIPEEERVPAKDEKEWIEELILGIISGIIKSLPEPMLDRPQLYRPGMKVLLRSDKENLRALRLKIKRGYELGEEEQEDLKRVLTIEEELALKSNYAMLHDGAYIIMGRTKLPMLDAEMTKLGGLLAALVATAVSAKYKVSTWNADLVEFCLDAVNEFGENYQNYEYMLACLLAKKLPDIAVGSSNFSLVVPEVYKSSVTKTLRQDLLELLINNNRVLLVCQHFSCAIFKRYNLLYMFIGFACTSIGYRKGSPGPACMMRFVELDSLIRRIEFGCNPQGCAVMNYIVASVQIVDNNLDGRFRRWGKDDEDNEFKAESAYKKKLREKQLEKMQFIDAELNKENKRIQAFLKAKKEHEDRKKGKKAKKGKPEYKDTGLDEGRGEHEEEELGMDEEEGEGEEEIELQHKPGKRLPKEVRIPYKPRPILYGYRMREKDCNFKIQGSLNLDGRNDGSFKEIKPCYFAAALAVLSCSLRPLNRWNSYRIDRVITNAKTIASRVCDLESVFERVVRHVSIDDYEFDIWIRIFEPMGMWVPKAKPAQLTPEAAMTIFKKKLSKTLAERKYLMIFTPNGCFALYHDEFYHLFDAYATMEKAGDAEEQDAEEEQEKQKCPRGPKRYPERNTASWVLFADVESMLKYIDERVSQSDWRQANQYKFYVVDVLSFKKAAPNERILRLLTDLSVPMTCSNKHYGRPEYEICATNESLGWLELENCLPVWSRLNRRNTSGKYRNMPLSKLKKFDVEIDGRLWSLWGNLHPEAPCFDDTVRGRQYLAIYVIACCAASVYNLMDWSAQMLDTIVVNGNKYFQDSAEQIKKEDYEFSLENLNIDCALETLNFVVHIEHVCYGKLYRVPTFNRMNLSEALIYFFSHYQYGIVMVRKRALAIGFCPGHNGGYFMYDCQEKDHPLFPKQQGASYMLRTRHLQVLLYCIVVTLNVPFYNIDFSIHKVEMLREGVTLEEQEEEGEDEGNQTGG
- the LOC108599384 gene encoding uncharacterized protein LOC108599384; the encoded protein is MYICCTCGLKKMTLSSAASKDQQRRHGRAMFEKDVIEGMSDWCTQCNALTFFIKSINPDKSGQLQYLEEPKESRGRSKQRQAASRKRHDVVEEELVHNKLQQALMDSMPVRMPFGSHLDAQMRSTSEQRSQRRQTETAAASGRSQSMAREWPMESRAGMQLQQTARKDMRLLNSEPRKRVRLDEQAKYDDSLLSNRLDEPESEEDDLPTPTPSNSSKRSYLTSPDVFTATEIQRLEAINPWQQLLQQRTNQLLDKMPETKRRRHVKRQLSETDSQHSLNRQQLNKAAQQQRRLNKELKAELAQRQHLLQKWESIRRRVEAECKLAKTELQQMQQCQMSHKQLRKERQRGGAHYALQAAHAPEQAQAKQVKQVEQTLDDRLELVLEALQEQTLASKSKLSHKSFEPSAPTPSVMQLPAQLGARPPLPEAEAASKQRTTSQPKCKLYKSIVSFKPKRMPSKLNLLVSTVQRARLRGFAEDPQELLESNQLRIKREPPVEQFTTLPCPHQELHNLMQHKQQLLVPLSEAQILVSRTPFLCPESDCSRLMFVSDFNRHLTCEHHKLTMERMHVNEVKTFFLDTRLTQLNRPKCCMVFFIKDKYLDVAGDNDPTLLPVLVMTTRLRLTEMFAPNFKPYSDCNLDGNEIFLIWLTSIQPIDCSLMGTIAVWPTSSKPRPEYLTVHTQEVYNIRTEPSLLDLYHSNRVLALPSSHIGRMTDKGQNLLAVQVKIH
- the LOC108599393 gene encoding uncharacterized protein LOC108599393 isoform X1; translation: MTTQFGMEKCGGEGSGAIGAALVLNTLESEMSLDLKPSPKQTCIPLHQRQRLVSSDTSLMGSVNSRKIDIDMPDKSWSVLYIGSKRDERFE
- the LOC108599393 gene encoding uncharacterized protein LOC108599393 isoform X2; amino-acid sequence: MTTQFGMEKCGGEGSGAIGAALVLNTLESEMSLDLKPSPKQTCIPLHQRQRLVSSDTSVNSRKIDIDMPDKSWSVLYIGSKRDERFE
- the LOC108598132 gene encoding putative uncharacterized protein DDB_G0294196, which gives rise to MLNKSRSFVLLCACLSLAAADVSHLSSSSYLPPARPEQVESMTIEQHELRELPEQVEYMRPSELGAMEQQPSSQLTPPVMSEASQMLAQRYLPPAMTQALPNRYLPPTQTPPMMEAPMMMPAARYLPPAQPAMPEMPATRYLPPPAETTPELMMQPEMPEPEHAMDMMPTMMPEMQPQAAPANRYLPPAQQPEQPQFNYQQYQEQLQQEQQQQQQQQQQEQQMPYILDVQQPLAPTDMEMPAFEPQPAHELRNDGYHYKEAPEELRLRH